The DNA window caccactgagtacatgttatactgtggtgtttttctaagcattcttcactgctcctgttggaattaAATAATTGTTGActatttaactgcaaagtagtaatgtgtttttaccgggatgtttgctgaaattgattggatgtggcacagccctacctagaaacatttccaccagcAGCCACTAAATGTAATTCAGATTTGAACTTCATGGATCAATAACTTATAAGtgtttgttaaaacacaaacaacggccCTTTCTAACCGTACTAAGGTAGACATCAACCTAATTTTCATCAAAATGAGCCGTCCTCCGAgctaaaaacataacattgttCTCTATGTGCAGCCAGTTGTGAGACAAGTGCACAGGggccgtctacaaagtgcaacacCGAAAAGAGATGATACAAAAAAATTCAACGTTATACAGTGTAATGATACcgaaatcacttcacacatcagtGTTCACTTCCTggttaatattcatatttttcccattaaaaattcaccaaaatgatacaaaatcacatttttccaAAATGAGTATTGTAGTACAACCTTAAACAATAGGAGACCCCTTGTGGTTGAACTGAATCTGATGGTACTATACTGCATGAGACTGAAATAGTTGATTATTTTTCCCAATGAAAATCGCCCAaattttacaaaaacacatttttccaaCCTATGTGCTGTAGTACAACCAGGAAGAGACCATTTATGTGTGAACAGATTTTGGTGGCACTACActtgaaaatataaaaagtcatagtatagtatgtcgaaaaaagtcatagtaaagtatgtaaaaaaaaaatgcaaaaaaatcacagtacgtcggaaaaaagtcatagtatactatatcgaaaaaatgctaaaaagtcaaactatagtatgtcgaaaaaaatgcaaaaaagtcattgtatagtatgttgagaaaaaaaaaaaaagttgaagcatagtatgtcgaaaaaactcacagtatagtatgtcaaaaaaattaaaaagattaatgtatagtatgttgacattttttttttaaagtcatagaaaagcatgtcgaaaaaatctgaaaaagtcatagtatagtatgtgaaaaaaagtcatagtatagtatgttgaaaaaatcaaaaagtcatagcatgtcgaaaaaaaaaatcaaaaagttataatatagtatatcgaaaaaaataacaaatcatatagtttgttgaaaaagtaattgtatagcatgtcgacattttttttttaaatagtatagtatgttgaagaaaTCAAAAagttatagcatgtcgaaaaaaaaatcaaaaagtcatagtatagtttgtcgaaaaaattaaaaagccataatatagcatgtcgaaagaaatttaaaacagtcatagtatgtcaaaaaagtcacaatacaGTGTGTGGAAAatagtcagtatagtatgtaaagtaaaagtcatagtataccgaaaaaaagtcagtgtagtatgtcttaaaagtaaaaaaaagtcatagtatgtcgaaaaacgtCATAGTACAGTGGGCTATGTTCAAAAAAGTAATggtatattatgtaaaaaaaaaatcataaaaaacacatagtatagtatgttgaaaaaagtcagtatggtatgtcaaaaaaacatagtatatgataaaaaaaaagccatagtatgtctaaaaaaagataAGTCATACAGTACACTTTCCTGTGCGACCTTCATATGCTGGCTCCCTAAGTTGTCATCAAAACTTTTGAGAAGGCCTGTTTTAGcagttgttgtagtagtagtagtagtagtagtagtcacaGATGTACAGGTGTATGAGAATATGATGCAAACTCTTATGTcgtccttctcttcttttctcctcaGATGAGTGAAGAGTTTCTGGACCAAAATTAAGGATGACCAAGTTTCCTCActcatttcatttatattttcttcttctactgtatGAATGTACTCAGAGGGGTcataatgtataaaaaatataaaatatatttttaataagaAATTGATTAAAATTTGTGGTTTTCTGTTCCTCCTATCTCTCCGAAACAACGGGAGGAGATGCAGTCTCATACTCCCTTGTCCACCTCCGCAGTGGTGCTCTGGACACTGGTGCCCTATgctatttatgacatttttttatgaaaaaatatactgtatttcttttttacattttcatggcatactgtactatgacttttatgacatattatacatgatatctttttgccatttttaatGACttcttatgactttttttgtatgccatattatactatgatttgacttgttatgacatactatgctatattttttatactatatttatacattttatatgacatactatactatttacTTTTTATGAAAAACGGATAATTTGTTATTTGTATGGTATAGTATACTACATTTGTCACagcatttttatgacataatatactatgactttttatgaaaaTTTTATGGCATAATATAGTATGAggtttttaatgatatttttatggcatactgtagtatgatatttttatggctttcatgacatactacactatgactattttatgacatttttatggcataatatactgtgatattttttatataatgttatggcaaactatactataatattttcatgacattttttatgactttttttgtgacaaactatactgcatgtttatggcatactatagtaggatatttttatgatatttgttACAACATTTGTAGGGCATACTATCCTAGGATCATTTTTCTGACTTATCAATGATATTCTATACTATTATATTTGTGGTTTTCTTTTTATGATactttcattacatttttaatgactttatgacatactataccgatatttttatgaaaatgttaTGGCAGActatacttttatatttttgtgatatttgtctgatatttttatggcatactatgatattttgtggcattttttatgacttgataacatacaatactatgactttttaatgacattttaatgacattgttatgatataatatacaatgacattttttatattttttaatgacaATTTTATTGCATAtgatactatgatatttttatgacatactatactatgactttttatgccatttttatggcatactatactgtgatgtttttttatgacatttttaaggCATTTTTTATGGCACTAGTACTAGTGCTACTACTAATAtaatactaagacttttttcatGGCATAccataatgtgattttttttatggcactacactatattttaatgtaattttaatgACAATTTAAGGCATACTTTATTATGATATTCTTACTTCACAtgaacaacattttcactatttactAACCTGTGACGTTGAATGTgacacagcaggaaaaaaatgcTTGCATCATGTAGTTCTGTGCTGTTGGAATGGGTTGAGTCATGGGGGCTCAGCTCATTTTTGCCCCCTACAGGGTCTCCAAGCGAGTTAATGCGGCCCTGCGGGCTGTAGCATTTTCTGAACTCATAGGAACATCTGCATTATTCAAACTACAACATGAGTCATTTCATCTGGATTAAAATGCCTAATCagaatattaaattatttttttccatctggAGTTtgaaacaacatgtttttttatatacatgtaGCTTCTCCTGAACATTGTATTCACACAGTCCTATAATTTAATCAGCAGGTGTAGAACTGCAGCCTTCAGTATTACACTAATTCATTTCCTGGCAGAGAAAACCACCTAAgtccagagaaaaaaaaaaaaaaaaaggccaacaTTTCCCCTGCATGGGATAGGGTGATGTCAGGAGGATGATGCGGCATGATCCTCTTCTAGCCCACTGCATCAAACTggagcgctcctattggctgacGGGCACATTGTGATGCTGCGCCGCGGTGTGACGTCATCTGACCAGCAGCACGTTTATCTATCTCGCCGGCTCAACACTCGCCCTAGAAATGAGGCAAGTGCAGATTTTGTTGAGAAACACAGCGACACAAGACACTGAAGACTGGACGCTGAGGTGAAGTCGAGACAGGACACCGCATCCGCAGCTGCATCATGAGGGAGATAGTTCACCTCCAGGCTGGACAGTGTGGGAATCAGATTGGGGCGAAGGTATGAATCATTTAATTTAGGAAGAAGAACAAATAACGTATATAGGcctaattgttttaattttaataagGAACGTGCCATGTTTTATTATAGGGACTTTTGTTGTTGAATCATTTATAGAGTTGAGTCATTCAAATAATTAGTTTAGCATCTAttgggtatatatatatgtatatatatatatatatatatatatatatatatatatatatatatatatatgtatgtatgtatgtataaaaatatatatatataaaaaaaaaatatatatatatattcttttctttGAGATAGATTGATAACTGTTTATATATGTGCTGGGTGTGGTTCAGCCTCTGCTGCGTTTTGTCACCAAACAGATGTGCAATTACTCAAATAATTCATGACAGCACACCTTGTTATGTTGCTAAATGTCCCCAAAAAACTGAAGTTCATATGATTATGTTTGTCCCATCACAGTTCTGGGAGGTTATAAGTGATGAGCATGGCATCGATCCCACCGGTAGTTACCAAGGTGACAGTGACCTGCAGCTGGAGAGGATAAATGTCTACTACAATGAGGcatcaggtaaaaaaaaaaaaaagtgtgaaagtttgttttaaataaaccACGTTTGCATCTGAATAATTTACCTTTACATAGAGCTTTCCATTGCTTATTATTCGTGCATGCCTTTATGCTACCAGCAGCACCTCATTTGAATGTCACTAATTTAGCTGCAAGGGAAAAAGTAGGTCCCACTGTGAGTGCAGGGGAAAATTAGGACAGTGAATCTGCTaaaatatctctctctctccctctctgtctctctctccttccttctctctctctctatagggAGCACAGGTATCTGCAGTCTCTGTATAGCTGACCCCGAGCCCACTGTGTGCCTTGGTCTCATCTCATTGTCTGATTTTGTTGGCGTGGCATGTTGAAGGTCATTCCACATGCATTGCGTGTCATTCCCTCACAGCTGCTGTGCAATGAACAGTCAAACAACGAGGTTCAGTAAACACGCAGCTCATTTGCTGTGTCTGGTGATTCAGTCTGTGAACCGATGCTGTCAGAGAAGGACAAGTCAGTGCAGATCACAATCCATGTGATTGAGTTCACACATCTGCTTTGCAGAAATTAAAACGGCCTGCAGGAGTGGCATAGGCCTAAACAGCATATTCACTATTTACTGCATGTCTACCACTAACCTATTTCCTAGTGGCAAGCATTATTGATCTTTTCTTTCCATGTTGCATGCTGGCATCAATgtcacctactgtagcgggTCAGTATTGAAtgtgtatagatagatagatagatagatagatagaggaacagtaaatatacatatcaacattAGAGATAATATTTATAGTATACACAATGTAAagaatatattataatacactataaatataccagactactacaaatagcttagaaaatagaaaatatgaacatagaataacaataacgtactatatatacattagcaaagtgtgcaagtttaaaatgaaattaaatgaggtaGTAAACCAATGAGCAAATTCCACATGTGCAAGATTATTACAGGACTAAAACAGAGCTGAGTTCTCTATAAGACAGAGGTGAGGTGTTGTAGAGACTTATTGCTTTGGGCAGGAAAGATTTCCTGTATCGGTCCTTGCGACAGAGAAGCTAAATCAGTCTGTTAGAGAAAGAGCTCCGCTGTCCGTCCAGTAGATGGTGGAGACGGTGGTCAGGGTTATCCATGATGGATAACAGTTTGTTCAgtgtcctcctctccaccacaaCGTCAAAAGTAATCCGGTTTGTAGCCAATTACGGAGCCGGCCTTCTTAATCAGTTTATTAAGTCTGTTGGTGTCACTGGCGAAGTACAGTGCATGTATTGACTGAGCATCCCAAAAAATTAATTTCTCCTGACTGCCAGATGTTTACAGAAGCAAGCAACATTAAGACGTGCCCAGGCAAGACGAGAGAAAAAAGAGGGCTGGGTAGGAAGACTGCATCGTTGTTTGAATGCACTCTGCAGAGCTCAGCATTTTGTAAGCCCCACTGGTCTAGAATAAGCAGTGCAGCATGCTGCAGCAGTTTGCTTGTAGAAGGGTtacagaggaagagggaggaacaAAGtgcaaggaaaaaaaatatccagcTTGATCGACAGGCTGTCCTTTAGACAAAAGGCTGTTTACCTAAAAGATTACATTAGCAAACAGCATTGTTATATTAATATCCCTTTAGATCAGTATCTTCCCCATGGTTCACTACAATCATGCACACTGTGTCGATATCTTACTCCACCCTCCCATCCATtacctctctctgtccctctatCCTCTGCTCTTTTTTCGTCCAAAGGCAGCAAATACGTCCCTCGTGCCATTCTGGTCGACCTGGAGCCAGGAACCATGGATTCGGTTCGCTCCGGCCCATTTGGACAGCTATTCAGGCCTGACAACTTTGTGTTTGGTGAGTGGACAATAAATCCCAATGTCACCACTCACCCTGAACCAACTGCATGTacaatatatgtgtgtgtgtgtgtcagaatgCTGCTGTCACATCCTGTCAAGCTGTGCTTGGTTTCACCTGACAGCGCTGTACAGCAATGTATATTTCCAGTACGAAGCTTCTGCAGCCTCTCAGCGATGTGCCAGTAGTGTGATGCATTGTCAATGTGCAGCTGAGTCAGACTGAGACAGCTCTCGTGGTGACTCAGCGAAAAAGAAATCTACAAGGAGATGATGCTGCAGTGCTGCTCATAAGTGGGGATACACGGGCCAATAAACTCGCCCACAGGATGACTCTCCATTATAGAATTATAGCTCGCCAGAAATATCATTTACCATTTCTAGATTTTAAAAGAGCTAACGAACTAATGCACATTCACTAAAGATTACACGtttcattttcagattttctcattcataataaataatttatggTATGTTTGCCTGTTTCTCACAAGGAATACTTTACAAAGGTTCTCATGAATGTGTTGTAACAACTGGCTTTATTAATGGCTAATACATGATTTATTAATGCGTTATAGATCAGTAGTAAGACATATAGAACATCAACATTGGGTTTGCCAGTTTGTTAACAGTAAGAGTCTACAGCTGTGCTATAGCAGCTTTGTCAGGCTGTACTTAGTATTTAGCTCAATGCACAACTGTTCCTAACGCCAGCATGGCAACATCTAACTTTAAAGCCAGGAATCtcgctctgtctgtctttctgtatgtCATTCaaatatctcgagaaccgctcatccgacCGACTTCACAATTGGATGTATTGCTCAAGACCCAAGGGAGTGTCGATTGTGGTGCAATTtgaccagatggtggcgctataacaatgtACTTTATGTTTTGGCTCTTTAACTTAGGAACCATTactctcagaaaaaaaatcttgttttcCATGGTGGCTCCAGTTGAATCAACCCAGAGAAGCCACGCCCATTTTGAATTGCGacaaaatctgatttttttgtgACTCCTCCTTCAAATTTGGTACGGAACATCTCTGAACcacgctggaaaaaaaattactttttttgcatttttgatgttccatacagttttgctatagctgggcctcaaagttagctcaaatgctCTGGCCAGGGCTTGTATTAcaaaacaaagttgtttcctgaACGCTTTGTACTATTgcaaccacatttggtggacatgtgtagatatgatgtctgagtgaccatgATAAATTTGGTGTCATTTCgccaataggtggcgctgtagcagcatcatctaactataaaggaaggaatctctgtctgtcagactgtatgtatgtatgactgtccatagcatatcttgagaaccgctccttcaatcaacttcacacttggcaggtgcAAGCAGCCGTACCGCTGTTCTTGACAACACTGCAAGCAGAACTCCTGGGGGCCAAACAATCGGCCCGTTCTGAATGGACACACGCCCCGAATGGGCAGTGTACTAGTGCTAACAATcacaatgttaacatgttgatgttcAGTAAATGATTATCATGTTTAGCTTTAGTTTAGCTTTTTAGCATTACATTTCCTAATTggcaataaatacaaagtacagctgGGGCTGATGAGAATGTATCAGTCAAATAGAACATTTTACCTTAGGATGATGCTACATGaaatcaggggatcaccaaagttatcaGAATTAGTCTTGTAGGGGACGTGAATTTctataccaaatttcatggcaattcatccaatagtttttgtgaaatttcactcaaaaccacagatGTCAAtctcatggtggcactagaggataAGTTAGGGGATCACCAAATTTATTAGGATCCATCCTctgaggaccatgaatgtcGGTACAAAAAGTTATGGCAATCCATCAGTGAACACGTTTGTTTCAACTTACCCGTTATGAAGTGTGCCTTAGCAGAAAGTGGTACCATTATTTGTCCGACATGAATTGTCTTTAAACATTACATGCATCATGCAGGTCAAAGTGGAGCAGGAAATAACTGGGCCAAGGGTCACTACACCGAGGGAGCTGAGCTGGTGGACTCGGTGCTGGATGTGGTGAGGAAGGAGGCGGAGAACTGCGACTGCCTCCAGGGCTTTCAGCTCACCCACTCACTGGGTGGAGGCACAGGTTCAGGAATGGGTACACTGCTCATCAGCAAGATCCGCGAGGAGTACCCTGACCGCATCATGAACACCTTCAGCGTCATGCCTTCCCCAAAGGTGTCTGACACGGTGGTGGAGCCCTACAACGCCACTCTCTCTGTCCACCAGCTAGTGGAGAACACAGATGAGACCTTCAGCATTGACAATGAGGCCCTGTACGATATTTGCTTCCGCACCCTGAAGCTGACCACCCCAACCTACGGAGACCTCAACCACCTGGTGTCAGCCACCATGAGTGGGGTGACCACCTGTCTCCGCTTCCCTGGCCAACTCAACGCTGACCTCCGTAAGCTGGCTGTCAACATGGTGCCCTTCCCGCGCTTGCATTTCTTCATGCCAGGCTTTGCGCCCCTCACAAGCAGAGGCAGTCAGCAGTATCGTGCCCTCTCCGTGCCAGAGCTCACACAGCAAATGTTCGACGCCAAGAACATGATGGCAGCCTGTGACCCTCGTCACGGACGCTACCTCACTGTGGCAGCCATCTTCCGCGGCCGTATGTCAATGAAGGAAGTGGATGAGCAGATGTTGAGTGTGCAGAACAAGAACAGCAGCTACTTTGTCGAATGGATTCCCAACAACGTCAAGACGGCCGTTTGCGACATCCCTCCCCGTGGCCTCAAAATGTCCGCCACCTTCATTGGCAACAGCACGGCCATCCAGGAGCTGTTCCGGAGGATCTCGGAGCAGTTCACAGCCATGTTCCGCCGCAAGGCCTTCCTCCACTGGTACACCGGCGAGGGAATGGACGAGATGGAGTTCACCGAGGCCGAGAGCAACATGAATGACCTGGTGTCTGAGTATCAGCAGTACCAGGATGCCACCGCTGATGAGATGGGCGAATATGAAGAAGATGAAATAGAGGATGAGGACGAGGTCCGTCATGACGTTCGCCACTGATTGTAAAACACACTCAAAACAGACCCTCAAATTATTGGTCAGCGCAGTGAGATCATAAGAAGTACGCTAGAGTTGCAGGTGTTCAACTACATATTGCAGTGTGCAGATCACGATGAAAAATAGCAGTTTAGCTAAAATTATATTGCATAAAGATATAGCTTATACTGACAAAGATCATGAGTGGTGTTAGAACCTAAAAATATGCAAGTACTATAGTAATTGGTTTTCCAAGTTCATGCTTTGCCAGTGTCCAAAATAAGTGCAGTCTTGTTCTAAACAACAGTTTTGTAACATTAACTTCAACATGCATTCACTGTCTGAAGTCTCCAGTAAAAGATCCAGTCCTGTGAACACTTGATgtcctgtttttatttgatgGTTGCACAGGAGTAAAGGTGAATAAGGGCAAACCTGCTCTGTATTTACCGCAGTATAAGTCCTAGTTTTAGTTGTAATGTGTGGTATATTTACACATTAACTCTATTTGGTATGCATGAGACGTCTTTTTGTTAAGGTGTgatgatattctatatttttctaatCATCAAAAAATCCCATGAAAACctaaaaccaaaccaaaattTGGGCTACTTGTACTATCAAGTGCTGTAagtgtagccaaagcctgacTAGCTTATTCCTTTGTTGTTCAGAAACTATTAAAAACCCACCAATGAACCGCACAGCTGCACTGAGTGAGAATGTTCTCTTATTACAATAAACATGGGCATTGTTGGtcattttgagtcaatcccacgTACACAGTCCAAGTGCAGTAAATACTACAGAGTCCAGCTCTTTTAGGAAACTATTTAGCCAATTCTAAAGATTGAGGAATATATTCGTGAtcagtttttaaagatttacatcttcaaaAGGAAAGAATGGGCTTGGGACTGAGTGCCACAGACAAGgtagggaagtcagaaagtaaTGAAGGAAAGACAACTGCATTACAGCTGTTggtcttttcatgaaatttgttgacagtaataaattatacaattccccagccttatcctttaatgtACTGACTGgtgaaaaaatacacacatttagctCTGTTATGGCCAAAATGGCCTTAAGATGACAAATAGCAACCTCTTATGGGATACATTTTGCAATATATAAAGTCTTGCAACCATAAGACTTACAACTTGACTTAAAAGGGTTTTGTTTGGTTTGAATCTCTGgaagccattgtgaaatcttgATATATAGTGTTTTTATGCAGATAGGCTGACAGATTGTCACACGTCCAAGCAACCAGGGAGGAGCACAGCGACAGTACTTaaataaatctttacaaaaCATGCAGAGAAAGTAATAACAGAATTTCAAAACTCGCATTAATCGCTGACAGTATAAGAATGTGAAGCACACCATCACGGCGACATGATGAAACTTGCTGACAAACACTTGAGCACACGTTGCATTAGAGACAAGGACAGAAACCGGTTGTTGAACCATTCTCTGAGGGATTAAGTTTGAAATATGTTACGCTTCCAACCACACCCCAGTACCGGCTGTAAAAGCAAGAATGTTCCATTAGACAGCCGATGAAAAACATCTGCTTTGACATGACTGATGgctgaaagataaaaaaaaaaaaaaaaaagaaaaaaaacgaaaCCAGACTGAGTAGTGGAGCGGCAATTTTCTTGCCCTGAGCCAGAGAGAAAAATACTCATCACAACAGGCTTTTTGGGGTATGTCTTTAGCGGTGAGTAGAAATAAAATCATGTTATtaactcttctcctctccttttggAGGAATGAGGAGCAAATCAAATATGGATTTTAAACAAATTATCCCAGAAGAAAGACAAGAACAGGGGaaccaaaagagaaaaaagatatAGCAATCTTTGCAAGGTAGAACTGAGAGTTACAGCTGTGATCAGTAACAAGCTGTCACTCGGACTAAGCTCAATGAGGCCAATAAGTCTTTCAAATTTCATATTAGACGAGTGTATTCCACTTTTGTCTTAGGTGTCAGAGTTAACAAAATAGCTCAAAATATCAAGCAGCCCTGGCAAGGACTCAGAGCATGACTCACAAAGAGTACAAGTAACTCTCTTTACttggcaaaagaaaaagaaaaagtcggGCAAAAAGTCGGGCAACTTTAACCAAAAAACACTATAGGCAGAGTCAAAGTCTAAGATGCAGAAACAAGGTCAGAAAACACTAGAAGCTACTCAGCTGGAGCGCTGACTGAAACCGTGAAGACGAACTGGCACAGACAAAGAGGAgcacacagactaaatacacaaAGGAGGAAGGGTAATGAGGGGAAAGGTAAAACTAATCATGGCGGGGTTTGTTAATCACACCGTCGGGAAACTCCAGAGGGCAGGAAGAATCTAAAATGAGAGCCaaaatgaaacaggaaataacagaaactagaaacaagaaaacataACCTTAAACATGGGACTGGGATGTAacacaaaacagttttaaatgcTGCGTCTATTGACAAATTTGTCTGAAACTGAAAAAAGGGTGTGTTGTAGGGTGATTATCTGGAGGAGACTTCTTTTGGTTAGACTTGAGTGTAATACCAAAGCAATAAAATTGGCTAAATACTTTCCATTTCTGTGGAGATTTCACAACATCACAAACTGAAAAATGTACCTCAACAGTGAAGAAACAGAACAGTTAATGGGATAGACCACATAAGATTTATGGAGAAAAGTGTATCAACATAAGCAAGAAAATACTTTATGCTATTTTTGCACAAGCAAGAACAACTATAAGAATTTTAAAAGATATGTACTGCCAAGGTTAGAACTTGGAAATGTCTTATTTTTGGATTTCAGTGGCACAGTAGAGACAATAGAGAGGGATATTCtgaataagaaaaataagataTGACAAGGAGTAACTGTCTGGACAAACTTCTTGAAACTTCATTTGCTCTTTAATTAGCATCCCGAGAACCAGTTCCTACTTAGTGCatcaatattaattatttacttTGGGTATTATTATCCACATTCATTATTTACTTTAAGGATTATTATCCATATTAATTATGAACTTCTCCCAACTCAACAGAAAACTCATTCTTGCTGTAATTGAGACTCTGTATTTGCCCCCAGGATTACATACCTGTATGACAGGTAACAGTGACATTAAGATAACAAACTACATGCTCTTACCTGCTCTGATGAAGTACTACGCAGCCTCTATGACAGattcagaatcagaaattgggGATTATTAAGGACAGTATTGAACAGTTGAATTATTACACAATTTACTGTACAGTTAAGTTAGTATTCTATATAGTTTCACTCTCCAATACTCACACGCTCATAAGAACAATGCCATTTTTCTTACTGtggaaattataaaaaaagatgcattAGTAAAAACTGCAGTAAACATGTTTTGCATTCAGCACACATCAGCTCCACCTGTGCACCGTCAGTCAAACCCTTCCCATACCCCCATCTGTTGACCTGATCTGAGATAGTGGTAGAACATGTTCTTTGACTTTTGTGTGTCTTCCTGCAGGTAACATCACAGCACTCAGAAGCCTGGGTTATTAACTTTATCcttgaatgcaaaaataataatgaaaaaaatgcaCAAGAGCGAAGTCTCTGTTTAGAAAGATCAAAACTAGGCGTTTGCGCAGCCACATCTCATTTAAAATCTTCACTCTTTCGCCACTTCCAGACTTCACCTGCATTGTAAATGACCTGTAAACTAATCCACGAGGGAAACCTGATTGTCCACATTCTCTTCTTTGTTTAAGTTAAGCATGACtgaattttctttcttttttttttgaaggcACT is part of the Sebastes umbrosus isolate fSebUmb1 chromosome 12, fSebUmb1.pri, whole genome shotgun sequence genome and encodes:
- the LOC119499324 gene encoding tubulin beta chain-like isoform X1 — its product is MREIVHLQAGQCGNQIGAKFWEVISDEHGIDPTGSYQGDSDLQLERINVYYNEASGSTGSKYVPRAILVDLEPGTMDSVRSGPFGQLFRPDNFVFGQSGAGNNWAKGHYTEGAELVDSVLDVVRKEAENCDCLQGFQLTHSLGGGTGSGMGTLLISKIREEYPDRIMNTFSVMPSPKVSDTVVEPYNATLSVHQLVENTDETFSIDNEALYDICFRTLKLTTPTYGDLNHLVSATMSGVTTCLRFPGQLNADLRKLAVNMVPFPRLHFFMPGFAPLTSRGSQQYRALSVPELTQQMFDAKNMMAACDPRHGRYLTVAAIFRGRMSMKEVDEQMLSVQNKNSSYFVEWIPNNVKTAVCDIPPRGLKMSATFIGNSTAIQELFRRISEQFTAMFRRKAFLHWYTGEGMDEMEFTEAESNMNDLVSEYQQYQDATADEMGEYEEDEIEDEDEVRHDVRH
- the LOC119499324 gene encoding tubulin beta-2A chain-like isoform X2, with translation MREIVHLQAGQCGNQIGAKFWEVISDEHGIDPTGSYQGDSDLQLERINVYYNEASGSKYVPRAILVDLEPGTMDSVRSGPFGQLFRPDNFVFGQSGAGNNWAKGHYTEGAELVDSVLDVVRKEAENCDCLQGFQLTHSLGGGTGSGMGTLLISKIREEYPDRIMNTFSVMPSPKVSDTVVEPYNATLSVHQLVENTDETFSIDNEALYDICFRTLKLTTPTYGDLNHLVSATMSGVTTCLRFPGQLNADLRKLAVNMVPFPRLHFFMPGFAPLTSRGSQQYRALSVPELTQQMFDAKNMMAACDPRHGRYLTVAAIFRGRMSMKEVDEQMLSVQNKNSSYFVEWIPNNVKTAVCDIPPRGLKMSATFIGNSTAIQELFRRISEQFTAMFRRKAFLHWYTGEGMDEMEFTEAESNMNDLVSEYQQYQDATADEMGEYEEDEIEDEDEVRHDVRH